One Corynebacterium tuberculostearicum DNA window includes the following coding sequences:
- a CDS encoding DUF4177 domain-containing protein, whose translation MTKWEYATAPVLTHATKQILDSWGEDGWELVTVTPGPNPENVVAYFKREVAE comes from the coding sequence ATGACTAAATGGGAATACGCAACCGCACCTGTCCTTACCCACGCCACCAAGCAGATCCTCGATTCTTGGGGTGAAGATGGCTGGGAACTGGTCACCGTCACCCCGGGTCCTAACCCGGAAAACGTCGTGGCCTACTTCAAGCGCGAGGTGGCAGAGTAA
- a CDS encoding WhiB family transcriptional regulator, translating to MTVRVKTAGMSNTARNPERGEWVTQAKCRKGDPDALFVRGAEQRKAAVICRHCPVLTECRADALDNRVEFGVWGGLTERQRRALLRKNPHITDWAHYLAQGGELVGI from the coding sequence ATGACCGTTCGTGTGAAGACTGCTGGAATGTCTAATACAGCCCGAAATCCCGAGCGTGGTGAGTGGGTCACCCAGGCCAAATGCCGCAAGGGCGACCCAGATGCCCTCTTCGTTCGCGGTGCGGAACAGCGCAAGGCGGCCGTCATTTGCCGCCACTGCCCGGTACTGACCGAATGCCGCGCTGACGCCCTGGATAATCGCGTCGAGTTCGGTGTGTGGGGCGGGCTGACCGAGCGCCAGCGCCGAGCTCTGCTGCGCAAGAACCCCCACATCACGGATTGGGCCCACTACTTGGCTCAGGGTGGCGAGCTCGTCGGGATTTAA
- a CDS encoding transglycosylase domain-containing protein yields MTVIKSLAKIALSTVLVGALIALALAPFAGISGVAIARTNETMQSDLQDLTAGNIPGVTTIKDAKGKDMAYVFSQRRHPVESKKISKAMKNAIVSIEDERFYDHEGVDFQGNFRALWTNLTSGGVSQGASTIDQQYVKNYLLLVSATTDEERAAATEQSVARKLREMRMATKMDAELDKDDILTNYLNLVSFGNHAYGVEAAARTYFGTHASDLTVPQAAMLAGMVQSSERLNPYTNAEEVTDRRNLVLQSMADNGHIKQQEADKYKGEKLGVGKKPKTLANGCIGAGDRGFFCDYVLKYLDKKGISEEQLARGGYTIKTTLDPTVQDKALESVQNHTNPDAQGVAEVMNVIKPGRSDRKVLAMVSSRDYGLDLDKNETILPQPYSLVGNGAGSVFKVFTAAAALEAGYGIKNTVDVPTRYEAEGLGHGGADGCPADRYCVENAGAYKATMTLQEALAHSPNTPFIKLTEQVGVAPIVDMAVRLGLRSYDDKGSFDKDTSIAQHTKDANSGSFTLGPDQVNPLELSNVGATLAADGRWCEPNPISQVTDKEGNEVYLKETPCEQAVDKGVARAMSNALSEDAKQGTAKNAAQAAGYSSPIAAKTGTTESNQSSAFLGFNEGISAAPYIYNDGTSTVPLCTGPVRQCAGWGNLYGGLEPAQTFFSMATQLPIATKAGLPNYNKKYDNGTTADKTLDSLRGKSEAEARQTLESKGYVVKTSRVIGGNVPYGRVVRAITGKDGKKKGAEITLQLSDGAGASQSPSSGVADADSTGAQNSTGGGNADGATSPGRSTGDTGGRTGNGGGGTDTGGGFSPEDFGIRQEDIDSFANDVRSLLGR; encoded by the coding sequence GTGACTGTCATCAAATCTTTGGCCAAGATAGCCCTGTCTACGGTCTTGGTAGGCGCGCTCATCGCCCTGGCTCTTGCCCCCTTCGCGGGCATTTCCGGCGTGGCGATTGCCCGCACTAACGAAACCATGCAATCTGACCTGCAAGATCTGACTGCCGGCAATATCCCAGGCGTCACCACGATCAAAGACGCCAAGGGCAAAGACATGGCCTATGTCTTCAGCCAGCGCCGCCACCCGGTGGAGAGCAAGAAGATTTCTAAGGCCATGAAAAACGCCATCGTCTCCATTGAGGACGAGCGCTTTTATGATCACGAGGGCGTGGACTTCCAGGGCAATTTCCGCGCACTGTGGACCAACCTAACCTCGGGCGGCGTCTCCCAGGGCGCCTCCACCATCGATCAGCAGTACGTCAAGAACTACCTATTGCTGGTCTCTGCCACCACCGATGAAGAACGCGCCGCGGCCACCGAGCAATCCGTGGCCCGCAAGCTGCGCGAGATGCGCATGGCCACCAAGATGGATGCGGAATTGGATAAGGATGACATCCTCACCAACTATCTCAACCTGGTATCTTTTGGTAACCATGCCTATGGCGTCGAAGCGGCGGCCCGCACTTACTTCGGCACGCACGCTTCTGACCTCACGGTGCCGCAGGCAGCGATGCTGGCCGGCATGGTCCAATCCTCTGAGCGCCTCAATCCCTATACCAACGCTGAAGAAGTAACCGACCGGCGCAACCTAGTCCTGCAATCCATGGCGGATAACGGCCATATCAAGCAACAGGAAGCGGATAAATATAAGGGGGAGAAGCTGGGCGTCGGCAAGAAGCCCAAAACGCTGGCCAATGGCTGCATCGGCGCCGGCGACCGCGGTTTCTTCTGTGATTATGTACTGAAATACCTGGATAAGAAGGGCATTAGCGAGGAGCAGCTAGCGCGCGGCGGCTACACCATCAAAACCACGCTGGACCCAACGGTGCAGGATAAGGCCCTCGAGTCCGTCCAAAACCATACCAACCCGGATGCCCAAGGCGTGGCTGAAGTCATGAACGTCATCAAGCCCGGCAGGTCGGACCGCAAGGTGCTAGCCATGGTCTCCTCGCGCGATTACGGCCTGGACCTGGATAAAAATGAGACCATCCTGCCGCAGCCCTACTCCTTGGTGGGCAACGGTGCAGGTTCCGTCTTCAAGGTCTTTACCGCCGCGGCCGCGCTCGAAGCGGGCTATGGCATCAAAAACACCGTGGATGTGCCGACCCGCTACGAAGCGGAGGGCCTAGGCCACGGCGGCGCCGACGGCTGCCCGGCGGACCGCTACTGCGTGGAAAACGCTGGTGCCTATAAGGCCACGATGACGCTGCAGGAAGCGCTGGCGCACTCCCCCAATACGCCGTTTATCAAGCTCACGGAGCAGGTAGGCGTAGCACCCATCGTCGATATGGCCGTGCGTTTGGGCCTGCGCTCCTACGATGACAAGGGCAGCTTTGATAAAGACACCTCGATTGCCCAGCACACCAAGGACGCCAACTCCGGCTCCTTCACCTTGGGCCCGGACCAGGTCAACCCGCTGGAGCTTTCCAATGTCGGCGCCACGCTGGCCGCGGATGGCAGGTGGTGCGAGCCCAACCCCATCTCCCAGGTCACGGATAAGGAAGGCAACGAGGTCTATCTCAAGGAAACCCCGTGTGAGCAGGCCGTTGATAAGGGTGTTGCCCGTGCGATGAGCAACGCCCTGTCCGAGGACGCCAAGCAAGGCACGGCCAAGAATGCCGCCCAGGCGGCCGGTTACTCCAGCCCTATCGCGGCCAAGACCGGTACCACCGAGTCCAACCAGTCCTCCGCATTTTTGGGATTCAACGAGGGCATTTCCGCCGCGCCGTATATCTATAACGATGGCACCTCCACCGTCCCGCTGTGTACCGGCCCGGTGCGCCAGTGCGCGGGTTGGGGCAACCTCTACGGCGGCTTGGAGCCGGCGCAGACCTTCTTCAGCATGGCTACGCAGCTGCCGATAGCCACCAAGGCCGGGCTGCCGAATTACAACAAGAAGTACGACAACGGCACCACGGCCGATAAGACCCTTGATAGCCTGCGCGGCAAGTCCGAGGCCGAGGCCCGCCAGACCTTGGAGTCCAAGGGCTACGTGGTCAAGACCTCCCGGGTTATCGGCGGCAATGTTCCTTATGGCCGCGTGGTTCGCGCGATTACCGGCAAGGACGGCAAGAAGAAGGGCGCGGAGATTACGCTGCAGCTTTCCGACGGCGCCGGGGCCTCCCAATCCCCTTCCTCCGGCGTGGCCGACGCCGACTCCACCGGCGCACAAAATAGCACCGGCGGCGGTAATGCCGACGGTGCTACGAGCCCGGGCCGCTCGACTGGCGACACAGGCGGCAGAACGGGTAACGGTGGTGGCGGTACCGATACCGGCGGCGGGTTCTCGCCGGAAGACTTTGGCATCCGCCAAGAGGACATCGATAGCTTTGCTAACGATGTCCGCAGCCTCCTTGGCCGCTAA
- a CDS encoding GatB/YqeY domain-containing protein: MSELKQTIRADLKTAMKAKEKQRTSAIRALLAAIQAEETNGSRHELEDADILKVIAREIKKRRESAEVYEENGRPELAEAELADVPFFEAYQPRQLDESELKALVKDSIAEVEAENGEAPTMKQMGAVMKVANAKAAGQADGKRLSAEVKSQLS, encoded by the coding sequence ATGAGCGAGCTAAAGCAAACCATCCGTGCAGATCTGAAAACCGCAATGAAGGCCAAGGAGAAGCAGCGCACCAGCGCCATCCGCGCCTTGCTGGCCGCCATCCAGGCCGAGGAGACCAATGGCTCCCGGCATGAGCTGGAGGACGCCGATATCCTCAAGGTGATTGCGCGCGAGATTAAAAAGCGCCGCGAGTCCGCCGAGGTCTATGAGGAAAACGGCCGTCCGGAGCTGGCGGAAGCCGAGCTTGCCGACGTCCCCTTCTTCGAGGCCTACCAACCCCGCCAGCTGGACGAGTCCGAGCTTAAGGCCCTAGTGAAGGACTCTATCGCGGAGGTAGAGGCCGAAAACGGCGAAGCACCCACCATGAAGCAGATGGGTGCAGTAATGAAGGTGGCCAATGCCAAGGCCGCCGGCCAGGCAGATGGCAAGCGCCTGTCCGCTGAGGTCAAGTCCCAGCTGAGCTAA
- a CDS encoding metallophosphoesterase — translation MKLLRILGGLTAAGLGAAAWGYSELTKFELKEYTLPLLPKGTLRGKSEFRLLHLSDLHMIPGQETKIAWVSALDALEPDLVVNTGDNLSDQQAVPDTLRALGPLLARPGLFVFGTNDYWAPQPVNPFKYLLGKKREPSYVDLPWRGMRAAFLEHGWRDANQARHEFKVGNVRLAVAGVDDPHHDLDDYSEIAGPPNEDADLSLALLHAPEPRVLEKFAADGYQLSLSGHTHGGQICLPGSRALVTNCGIDRDRVQGLHDFGPMKMHVSNGLGTSKFAPVRLFCRPSATLLKITEVD, via the coding sequence GTGAAACTTTTACGTATTCTTGGCGGCCTCACCGCTGCCGGCCTGGGCGCCGCGGCATGGGGCTATAGCGAACTGACCAAATTCGAGCTCAAGGAATATACGCTCCCCCTCCTGCCCAAGGGCACGCTGCGCGGTAAGTCGGAATTTCGGCTGCTGCATCTGTCCGATCTGCATATGATCCCCGGCCAGGAGACCAAGATTGCCTGGGTTTCTGCCCTCGACGCCCTAGAGCCGGACCTCGTGGTCAACACTGGCGATAATCTCTCCGACCAGCAGGCCGTTCCCGATACGTTGCGCGCTCTCGGTCCTTTGCTGGCTCGCCCCGGCCTCTTCGTCTTCGGCACCAATGATTACTGGGCACCGCAGCCGGTCAATCCCTTCAAGTACCTGCTGGGCAAAAAGCGCGAGCCCTCCTATGTGGACTTGCCGTGGCGCGGTATGCGCGCCGCCTTCTTGGAGCACGGCTGGCGCGATGCCAACCAGGCCCGCCATGAATTCAAGGTGGGCAATGTCCGCCTTGCCGTCGCCGGCGTGGACGATCCCCACCATGATCTAGATGACTACTCCGAAATCGCCGGCCCGCCCAACGAGGACGCCGACTTGTCCCTGGCGCTCCTCCATGCCCCCGAGCCCCGCGTGCTGGAAAAGTTCGCGGCCGACGGCTACCAACTCTCGCTGTCTGGACACACTCACGGCGGCCAAATCTGCCTGCCCGGCTCCCGCGCACTGGTAACCAATTGCGGCATCGACCGCGACCGCGTGCAGGGCCTCCACGACTTCGGCCCGATGAAGATGCATGTTTCCAATGGTCTGGGCACCTCCAAATTCGCCCCGGTACGCCTTTTCTGCCGCCCTTCCGCCACTCTGCTGAAAATCACCGAGGTGGACTAA
- a CDS encoding catalase: MSEFTADDILNKGQRPAGKGNTTRPSGQPVPSENTSVTAGQQGPVALNDIHLIEKLAHFNRERVPERTPHAKGHGAFGELHITEDVSAYTKAKVFQKGTVTPMMGRFSTVAGEQGSPDTWRDVHGFALRFYTEEGNLDIVGNNTPVFFIRDGIKFPDFIHSQKRLGTNGLRDADMQWDFWTRNPESAHQVTYLMGDRGTPKSTRHQNGYGSHTFQWVNEEGEAFWVKYHFKSRQGVENFTDEEATTTAGQNPDCHREDLYNAIEEGNYPIWDVKVQIMPLDEAENYRFNPFDLTKVWSKKDYPLHDVGYFVLNRNPRNFFAQIEQVALDPSNIVPGVGLSPDKMLQARAFAYADQQRYRIGANYKQLPVNQPQNVNEVNTYEHEGSMQFLFNAPEDPVYSPNRHDKGTGVLDDAAVNDRSQLETTTAAELYINPESHGSDLVRAPYVRHAEDDDFVQARDLYENVYDDAAKERLVTNITNAMAGVSEETEERVYEYWTNVHPALGQRVREVYAEKK; the protein is encoded by the coding sequence ATGAGTGAATTTACCGCTGATGACATCCTGAACAAGGGCCAGCGCCCCGCTGGCAAGGGAAATACCACCCGCCCCTCGGGCCAGCCGGTGCCGTCCGAAAACACCTCGGTGACCGCGGGCCAGCAGGGACCGGTGGCGCTCAATGATATCCACCTCATTGAAAAGCTCGCGCACTTCAACCGCGAGCGCGTGCCCGAGCGCACGCCGCACGCTAAGGGCCACGGTGCCTTTGGTGAGCTGCACATCACGGAAGATGTCTCTGCCTACACCAAGGCCAAGGTCTTCCAGAAGGGCACCGTCACCCCGATGATGGGCCGCTTTTCCACCGTGGCCGGCGAGCAGGGCTCCCCGGATACCTGGCGCGATGTGCACGGCTTTGCCCTGCGCTTCTACACCGAGGAGGGCAACCTCGACATCGTGGGCAATAACACCCCGGTCTTCTTCATTCGCGATGGCATTAAGTTCCCAGACTTCATCCACTCCCAGAAGCGCCTAGGCACCAATGGCCTGCGCGATGCCGATATGCAGTGGGATTTCTGGACCCGCAACCCGGAATCCGCACACCAAGTCACCTATCTGATGGGTGACCGCGGCACCCCGAAGTCCACCCGCCACCAGAATGGCTACGGCTCCCACACCTTCCAGTGGGTCAATGAAGAAGGCGAGGCTTTCTGGGTCAAGTATCACTTCAAGTCCCGCCAGGGCGTGGAGAACTTCACCGATGAGGAGGCCACCACCACCGCCGGCCAGAACCCGGATTGCCACCGCGAGGATCTTTACAACGCCATCGAGGAGGGCAACTACCCGATCTGGGACGTTAAGGTGCAGATCATGCCGCTGGATGAGGCGGAGAATTACCGCTTTAACCCCTTCGACCTGACCAAGGTCTGGTCCAAGAAGGACTACCCGCTGCACGATGTGGGCTACTTTGTACTCAACCGCAACCCGCGCAACTTCTTTGCCCAGATTGAGCAGGTGGCGCTCGATCCTTCCAATATTGTGCCGGGCGTTGGCCTATCCCCAGACAAGATGCTGCAGGCCCGCGCCTTTGCTTACGCTGACCAGCAGCGTTACCGCATCGGCGCGAATTACAAGCAGCTGCCGGTTAACCAGCCGCAGAATGTGAACGAGGTCAATACCTACGAGCACGAGGGCAGCATGCAGTTCCTCTTCAATGCTCCGGAGGATCCGGTCTACTCGCCCAACCGCCACGACAAGGGTACGGGCGTGCTTGACGACGCCGCTGTAAACGACCGCTCCCAGCTCGAGACCACCACCGCGGCGGAGCTCTACATCAATCCGGAGTCCCACGGCAGCGACTTGGTGCGTGCACCGTACGTTCGCCACGCCGAGGACGATGACTTTGTGCAGGCGCGCGATCTGTACGAGAACGTCTATGACGATGCCGCCAAGGAGCGCCTGGTCACCAATATCACCAACGCGATGGCCGGTGTATCCGAGGAGACCGAGGAGCGCGTCTACGAATACTGGACCAACGTGCACCCAGCCCTAGGCCAGCGCGTGCGCGAGGTCTACGCCGAGAAGAAGTAA
- a CDS encoding RNA polymerase sigma factor has product MTHHSAADDARVTDLALRAGRGDRAALTEFIKATQDDVWRLLAHLGGPEGADDLTQETYLRVISALPRFAARSSARTWLLSLARRVWVDNIRHDMARPRKSATEYEDAMGAAPEESTAWSEWIDARTLIDALPADRREALILTQVLGYTYEEAAKIAGVRVGTIRSRVARARKDLIAGTG; this is encoded by the coding sequence GTGACTCACCACTCCGCAGCAGACGACGCCCGCGTCACCGACCTCGCTCTTCGGGCCGGTCGCGGCGACCGCGCGGCCCTGACGGAGTTTATCAAGGCCACCCAGGATGATGTGTGGCGCTTGCTGGCGCACCTGGGCGGGCCCGAGGGGGCCGACGATCTCACCCAGGAGACCTATCTGCGCGTCATCAGCGCCCTGCCGCGCTTTGCGGCGCGGTCCTCCGCCCGCACGTGGTTGCTGTCTTTGGCCCGGCGCGTGTGGGTGGACAATATTCGCCACGATATGGCCCGGCCGCGGAAATCTGCCACCGAGTACGAAGACGCGATGGGTGCGGCGCCGGAAGAATCCACGGCGTGGAGCGAGTGGATCGACGCGCGTACGCTTATCGACGCCCTCCCGGCCGACCGCCGCGAAGCCCTCATCCTCACCCAGGTACTGGGCTATACCTATGAGGAGGCGGCCAAGATTGCCGGCGTGCGCGTGGGCACCATTCGCTCCCGCGTGGCGCGCGCCCGCAAGGATCTCATCGCGGGGACAGGTTAA